From Brienomyrus brachyistius isolate T26 chromosome 21, BBRACH_0.4, whole genome shotgun sequence, the proteins below share one genomic window:
- the LOC125716511 gene encoding rho GTPase-activating protein 45-like isoform X2, with translation MFRKRKELTKTNSISKRTGSTGTHNSSEQPPRVNTSESSPCPAPGSSHVDASCSTGSNSPGSTLLHSRLAGCPSPGATLRRPTSLSRHASAAGFSLQATGSWGFAKGHGRVPTAQSPSLEVTEGAPIEVEDIPALLKDVARFAEAVEKLKDVVVGEEKQESRRAAAHECLGEVLRNLRQIIGTYPLLNTVETLTAAGTLISRVKGFHFESSTEVDKKEFEKAIEMIAVAFSSSVSELLMGEVDSSTLLALPPTEKSRSMENLYGAASQGTDTPLTKSDLPDAALIAEEVDIILQHSEGGVESALTYAKSISKYMKDVINYVEKRIGLEMEFSKGLQRLYHSCKHSLAQPHMPFFSIYSVALEQDQEQSSSMLHSSVSQHSQTFLQPLSHRRQEHEKRRKEIKEQWQRARRKLTDAEANLRKAKQAYLVRYEEYDKAKAVASKAEEEQSSAGSSSGKALDRKKRLEEEARNKAEEAEATYRTCIADATTQHQELEDVKVNVLRQVQELIKQSDQILRAGTIAYYQIMHVQTAPLPVHYQTLCESSKLYDPGQQYGAHVKDLQMPEEPETHYVFEPYSAPCSQSGGRARHDSFNTERQSSTETPPSSGEGAPGDSGNAKDKPKRGRGHQTHKSWPSTVSDTDSVGGDGLESPATSTGDITKMARSPSTGTMSSTEDLNEKESGVGSLEQSINGIEPEMVVPTGPFRNVGLSKAAQTHRLRKLRAPSKCRECESYVYFQGAECEECFLACHKKCLETLAIQCGHKRLQGRLQLFGRDFSQVSASSSDGVPFIITKCILEIERRALKMKGIYRVNGVKTRVEKLCQAFENGKELVELSQASPHDISNVLKLYLRQLPEPVMPFRIYNDLMGMAKESLKGEMGDGAEGVKGSELVDQGAATEPEALVLVEHLRVILLDLPGPNLATLQGIIRHLCRIAALEQENKMSPSNLGIVFGPTLMRPRPTGATVSLSSLVDYPHQARIVEALIVFYSRIFSSSSGPVRPAAGSTSERNSQDLSADSSKESVEAGEEAAGAEQQSGVPSKDLVEDLSGNSLGSSGSRERSLDSDSDLEEMAGSPRDTTKAPSLAKQSSETSTEDEHLSPRTSLDLSVHPPPLPESEPPQEAESSEQDRDASSPGP, from the exons ATGTTCAGAAAGAGGAAGGAACTCACTAAAACTAACTCAATATCAAAAAGGACAGGAAGCACTGGAACTCACAATTCATCC GAGCAGCCCCCTCGTGTTAATACCTCTGAGTCATCTCCATGTCCTGCTCCTGGATCCAGCCACGTGGATGCGTCCTGCTCAACCGGCTCCAACAGCCCCGGCTCCACGCTCCTGCACAGCCGACTGGCCGGCTGTCCCTCCCCCGGGGCGACTCTGCGGAGGCCCACCTCCCTCAGCCGGCATGCCAGTGCCGCCGGCTTCTCCCTCCAGGCCACTGGCAGCTGGGGCTTCGCCAAGGGCCATGGCAGGGTGCCGACTGCCCAGAGCCCCTCCCTGGAGGTGACCGAGGGTGCACCCATTGAAGTGGAGGACATCCCAGCCCTGCTGAAGGACGTGGCCCGCTTTGCAGAAGCCGTGGAGAAACTGAAGGATGTGGTGGTTGGAGAAG AGAAGCAGGAGAGCCGGCGAGCCGCGGCCCACGAGTGCCTGGGAGAGGTCCTGCGGAACCTGCGGCAGATCATCGGGACCTACCCGCTGCTGAACACCGTGGAGACGCTCACCGCAGCTGGAACGCTCATCtccagggtcaaag GCTTCCACTTTGAATCCAGCACCGAAGTCGACAAGAAGGAGTTCGAGAAGGCCATCGAGATGATCGCGGTGGCCTTCAGCAGCAG CGTGTCGGAGCTGCTGATGGGGGAAGTCGACAGCAGCACCTTGTTGGCACTGCCACCCACGGAGAAGAGCAGG TCGATGGAGAACCTGTATGGAGCGGCAAGCCAGGGGACAGACACACCTCTGACGAAAAGCGATCTGCCAGACGCCG CTCTGATTGCAGAAGAGGTGGACATCATTCTCCAGCATAGCGAGGGGGGTGTGGAGTCAGCCCTCACCTACGCCAAGAGCATCTCCAAGTACATGAAGGACGTGATCAACTACGTGGAGAAGAGGATTGGGCTGG AGATGGAGTTCTCCAAGGGCCTGCAGAGACTGTATCACTCTTGCAAGCACAGTCTGGCACAG CCCCACATGCCCTTCTTCTCCATCTACTCGGTGGCGCTGGAGCAGGACCAGGAGCAGAGCTCCAGCATGCTGCACTCCTCAGTGTCGCAGCACAGCCAGACCTTCCTGCAG CCTCTGTCACACCGAAGGCAGGAGCACGAGAAGAGACGCAAAGAGATCAAGGAGCAGTGGCAGAGGGCCAGGAGGAAGCTG ACTGATGCTGAGGCTAACCTGCGGAAGGCGAAGCAGGCCTACCTGGTGCGCTACGAGGAGTACGACAAGGCCAAGGCGGTGGCCAGCAAGGCCgaggaggagcagagcagtgCGGGCAGCAGCTCAGGAAAGGCCCTGGATCGCAAGAAGCGGCTGGAGGAGGAGGCCCGGAATAAG GCTGAGGAGGCTGAGGCCACCTACCGCACCTGCATCGCTGATGCCACCACCCAGCACCAGGAGCTGGAGGACGTGAAGGTCAACGTGCTGCGGCAGGTTCAGGAGCTCATCAAGCAGAGCGACCAGATCCTGCGAGCG GGAACCATCGCCTACTATCAGATCATGCATGTACAGACAGCCCCGCTGCCAGTGCACTACCAGACGTTGTGCGAGAGCAGCAAGCTGTATGACCCAGGTCAACAGTACGGCGCTCATGTCAAGGACCTGCAGATGCCCGAGGAACCTGAAACCCATTACGTCTTCGAGCcctacagcgccccctgcagcca ATCTGGGGGCCGTGCCCGTCATGACAGCTTCAACACAGAGCGGCAGAGCAGCACCGAGACCCCACCCagctccggagagggagcccctGGGGACAGTGGCAATGCCAAAGACAAACCCAAGaggg GGCGAGGCCACCAGACCCACAAATCCTGGCCCTCGACAGTGAGTGACACTGACAGCGTAGGTGGCGACGGCCTGGAGTCCCCGGCAACCAGCACAG GTGACATCACCAAAATGGCCAGGTCCCCCTCAACAGGGACCatgtcctccacggaggacCTGAACGAGAAGGAGAGCGGGGTGGGATCACTGGAGCAGA GCATAAACGGGATCGAACCTGAAATGGTGGTACCGACTGGGCCCTTCCGCAACGTGGGGCTGTCCAAGGCTGCGCAGACGCATCGACTGCGCAAGCTGCGCGCGCCGTCTAAGTGCCGGGAATGTGAGAGCTACGTGTACTTCCAGGGGGCTGAGTGTGAGGAG TGCTTCCTGGCCTGCCACAAGAAGTGCCTGGAGACGCTGGCCATCCAGTGCGGCCACAAGCGGCTGCAGGGTCGACTGCAGCTGTTCGGCAGGGATTTCTCCCAGGTGTCGGCGAGCAGCTCCGACGGCGTGCCCTTCATCATCACCAAATGCATCCTGGAGATTGAGCGGCGGGCGCTGAAGATGAAG GGCATCTACCGGGTGAACGGAGTGAAGACGCGGGTAGAGAAGCTCTGCCAGGCTTTCGAGAACGGCAAGGAGCTAGTGGAACTGTCCCAGGCATCACCCCATGACATCAGCAACGTACTCAAACTGTACCTCAGACAG cttcCGGAGCCCGTCATGCCATTCCGGATATACAACGACCTGATGGGCATGGCCAAGGAGAGTCTGAAGGGGGAGATGGGCGATGGAGCCGAGGGCGTCAAGGGCTCGGAGCTAGTGGACCAGGGCGCGGCCACAGAACCCGAGGCGCTGGTCCTGGTGGAGCATCTGCGGGTGATACTGCTGGATCTGCCTGGGCCCAACCTGGCTACTCTGCAGGGCATCATCCGGCACCTCTGCAG GATTGCGGCACTGGAGCAGGAGAACAAGATGAGCCCATCCAACCTGGGGATAGTGTTTGGGCCCACGCTGATGCGGCCGCGGCCCACGGGGGCCACCGTGTCCCTGTCCTCGCTGGTGGACTATCCCCACCAGGCTCGCATCGTCGAGGCGCTCATCGTTTTTTATAGCCGCATCTTCTCAAGCAGCAGCGGCCCTGTCCGGCCTGCCGCCGGCTCCACCTCCGAAAGGAACAGccag GACCTCAGCGCTGACAGCAGCAAGGAGAGCGTGGAGGCAGGGGAAGAAGCAGCCGGAGCAGAGCAACAAAGCGGGGTACCTTCCAAGGACTTGGTGGAGGACCTCTCTG gaAACTCCTTGGGATCCTCTGGCTCTCGCGAGAGGTCCCTGGACTCAGACTCTGATCTGGAAGAGATGGCTGGCAGCCCCAGGGACACAACCAAGGCTCCCAGTCTTGCCAAGCAGTCTAGTGAGACAAGCACCGAGGATGAGCACCTGAGCCCCAGGACCAGCCTGGACCTGTCAGTGCATCCCCCGCCTCTCCCCGAAAGCgaacccccccaggaggcagagaGCTCCGAGCAGGACCGGGACGCTTCCAGCCCTGGACCCTGA
- the LOC125716511 gene encoding rho GTPase-activating protein 45-like isoform X1 — protein MFRKRKELTKTNSISKRTGSTGTHNSSLSVLQEQPPRVNTSESSPCPAPGSSHVDASCSTGSNSPGSTLLHSRLAGCPSPGATLRRPTSLSRHASAAGFSLQATGSWGFAKGHGRVPTAQSPSLEVTEGAPIEVEDIPALLKDVARFAEAVEKLKDVVVGEEKQESRRAAAHECLGEVLRNLRQIIGTYPLLNTVETLTAAGTLISRVKGFHFESSTEVDKKEFEKAIEMIAVAFSSSVSELLMGEVDSSTLLALPPTEKSRSMENLYGAASQGTDTPLTKSDLPDAALIAEEVDIILQHSEGGVESALTYAKSISKYMKDVINYVEKRIGLEMEFSKGLQRLYHSCKHSLAQPHMPFFSIYSVALEQDQEQSSSMLHSSVSQHSQTFLQPLSHRRQEHEKRRKEIKEQWQRARRKLTDAEANLRKAKQAYLVRYEEYDKAKAVASKAEEEQSSAGSSSGKALDRKKRLEEEARNKAEEAEATYRTCIADATTQHQELEDVKVNVLRQVQELIKQSDQILRAGTIAYYQIMHVQTAPLPVHYQTLCESSKLYDPGQQYGAHVKDLQMPEEPETHYVFEPYSAPCSQSGGRARHDSFNTERQSSTETPPSSGEGAPGDSGNAKDKPKRGRGHQTHKSWPSTVSDTDSVGGDGLESPATSTGDITKMARSPSTGTMSSTEDLNEKESGVGSLEQSINGIEPEMVVPTGPFRNVGLSKAAQTHRLRKLRAPSKCRECESYVYFQGAECEECFLACHKKCLETLAIQCGHKRLQGRLQLFGRDFSQVSASSSDGVPFIITKCILEIERRALKMKGIYRVNGVKTRVEKLCQAFENGKELVELSQASPHDISNVLKLYLRQLPEPVMPFRIYNDLMGMAKESLKGEMGDGAEGVKGSELVDQGAATEPEALVLVEHLRVILLDLPGPNLATLQGIIRHLCRIAALEQENKMSPSNLGIVFGPTLMRPRPTGATVSLSSLVDYPHQARIVEALIVFYSRIFSSSSGPVRPAAGSTSERNSQDLSADSSKESVEAGEEAAGAEQQSGVPSKDLVEDLSGNSLGSSGSRERSLDSDSDLEEMAGSPRDTTKAPSLAKQSSETSTEDEHLSPRTSLDLSVHPPPLPESEPPQEAESSEQDRDASSPGP, from the exons ATGTTCAGAAAGAGGAAGGAACTCACTAAAACTAACTCAATATCAAAAAGGACAGGAAGCACTGGAACTCACAATTCATCC CTCTCTGTTCTCCAGGAGCAGCCCCCTCGTGTTAATACCTCTGAGTCATCTCCATGTCCTGCTCCTGGATCCAGCCACGTGGATGCGTCCTGCTCAACCGGCTCCAACAGCCCCGGCTCCACGCTCCTGCACAGCCGACTGGCCGGCTGTCCCTCCCCCGGGGCGACTCTGCGGAGGCCCACCTCCCTCAGCCGGCATGCCAGTGCCGCCGGCTTCTCCCTCCAGGCCACTGGCAGCTGGGGCTTCGCCAAGGGCCATGGCAGGGTGCCGACTGCCCAGAGCCCCTCCCTGGAGGTGACCGAGGGTGCACCCATTGAAGTGGAGGACATCCCAGCCCTGCTGAAGGACGTGGCCCGCTTTGCAGAAGCCGTGGAGAAACTGAAGGATGTGGTGGTTGGAGAAG AGAAGCAGGAGAGCCGGCGAGCCGCGGCCCACGAGTGCCTGGGAGAGGTCCTGCGGAACCTGCGGCAGATCATCGGGACCTACCCGCTGCTGAACACCGTGGAGACGCTCACCGCAGCTGGAACGCTCATCtccagggtcaaag GCTTCCACTTTGAATCCAGCACCGAAGTCGACAAGAAGGAGTTCGAGAAGGCCATCGAGATGATCGCGGTGGCCTTCAGCAGCAG CGTGTCGGAGCTGCTGATGGGGGAAGTCGACAGCAGCACCTTGTTGGCACTGCCACCCACGGAGAAGAGCAGG TCGATGGAGAACCTGTATGGAGCGGCAAGCCAGGGGACAGACACACCTCTGACGAAAAGCGATCTGCCAGACGCCG CTCTGATTGCAGAAGAGGTGGACATCATTCTCCAGCATAGCGAGGGGGGTGTGGAGTCAGCCCTCACCTACGCCAAGAGCATCTCCAAGTACATGAAGGACGTGATCAACTACGTGGAGAAGAGGATTGGGCTGG AGATGGAGTTCTCCAAGGGCCTGCAGAGACTGTATCACTCTTGCAAGCACAGTCTGGCACAG CCCCACATGCCCTTCTTCTCCATCTACTCGGTGGCGCTGGAGCAGGACCAGGAGCAGAGCTCCAGCATGCTGCACTCCTCAGTGTCGCAGCACAGCCAGACCTTCCTGCAG CCTCTGTCACACCGAAGGCAGGAGCACGAGAAGAGACGCAAAGAGATCAAGGAGCAGTGGCAGAGGGCCAGGAGGAAGCTG ACTGATGCTGAGGCTAACCTGCGGAAGGCGAAGCAGGCCTACCTGGTGCGCTACGAGGAGTACGACAAGGCCAAGGCGGTGGCCAGCAAGGCCgaggaggagcagagcagtgCGGGCAGCAGCTCAGGAAAGGCCCTGGATCGCAAGAAGCGGCTGGAGGAGGAGGCCCGGAATAAG GCTGAGGAGGCTGAGGCCACCTACCGCACCTGCATCGCTGATGCCACCACCCAGCACCAGGAGCTGGAGGACGTGAAGGTCAACGTGCTGCGGCAGGTTCAGGAGCTCATCAAGCAGAGCGACCAGATCCTGCGAGCG GGAACCATCGCCTACTATCAGATCATGCATGTACAGACAGCCCCGCTGCCAGTGCACTACCAGACGTTGTGCGAGAGCAGCAAGCTGTATGACCCAGGTCAACAGTACGGCGCTCATGTCAAGGACCTGCAGATGCCCGAGGAACCTGAAACCCATTACGTCTTCGAGCcctacagcgccccctgcagcca ATCTGGGGGCCGTGCCCGTCATGACAGCTTCAACACAGAGCGGCAGAGCAGCACCGAGACCCCACCCagctccggagagggagcccctGGGGACAGTGGCAATGCCAAAGACAAACCCAAGaggg GGCGAGGCCACCAGACCCACAAATCCTGGCCCTCGACAGTGAGTGACACTGACAGCGTAGGTGGCGACGGCCTGGAGTCCCCGGCAACCAGCACAG GTGACATCACCAAAATGGCCAGGTCCCCCTCAACAGGGACCatgtcctccacggaggacCTGAACGAGAAGGAGAGCGGGGTGGGATCACTGGAGCAGA GCATAAACGGGATCGAACCTGAAATGGTGGTACCGACTGGGCCCTTCCGCAACGTGGGGCTGTCCAAGGCTGCGCAGACGCATCGACTGCGCAAGCTGCGCGCGCCGTCTAAGTGCCGGGAATGTGAGAGCTACGTGTACTTCCAGGGGGCTGAGTGTGAGGAG TGCTTCCTGGCCTGCCACAAGAAGTGCCTGGAGACGCTGGCCATCCAGTGCGGCCACAAGCGGCTGCAGGGTCGACTGCAGCTGTTCGGCAGGGATTTCTCCCAGGTGTCGGCGAGCAGCTCCGACGGCGTGCCCTTCATCATCACCAAATGCATCCTGGAGATTGAGCGGCGGGCGCTGAAGATGAAG GGCATCTACCGGGTGAACGGAGTGAAGACGCGGGTAGAGAAGCTCTGCCAGGCTTTCGAGAACGGCAAGGAGCTAGTGGAACTGTCCCAGGCATCACCCCATGACATCAGCAACGTACTCAAACTGTACCTCAGACAG cttcCGGAGCCCGTCATGCCATTCCGGATATACAACGACCTGATGGGCATGGCCAAGGAGAGTCTGAAGGGGGAGATGGGCGATGGAGCCGAGGGCGTCAAGGGCTCGGAGCTAGTGGACCAGGGCGCGGCCACAGAACCCGAGGCGCTGGTCCTGGTGGAGCATCTGCGGGTGATACTGCTGGATCTGCCTGGGCCCAACCTGGCTACTCTGCAGGGCATCATCCGGCACCTCTGCAG GATTGCGGCACTGGAGCAGGAGAACAAGATGAGCCCATCCAACCTGGGGATAGTGTTTGGGCCCACGCTGATGCGGCCGCGGCCCACGGGGGCCACCGTGTCCCTGTCCTCGCTGGTGGACTATCCCCACCAGGCTCGCATCGTCGAGGCGCTCATCGTTTTTTATAGCCGCATCTTCTCAAGCAGCAGCGGCCCTGTCCGGCCTGCCGCCGGCTCCACCTCCGAAAGGAACAGccag GACCTCAGCGCTGACAGCAGCAAGGAGAGCGTGGAGGCAGGGGAAGAAGCAGCCGGAGCAGAGCAACAAAGCGGGGTACCTTCCAAGGACTTGGTGGAGGACCTCTCTG gaAACTCCTTGGGATCCTCTGGCTCTCGCGAGAGGTCCCTGGACTCAGACTCTGATCTGGAAGAGATGGCTGGCAGCCCCAGGGACACAACCAAGGCTCCCAGTCTTGCCAAGCAGTCTAGTGAGACAAGCACCGAGGATGAGCACCTGAGCCCCAGGACCAGCCTGGACCTGTCAGTGCATCCCCCGCCTCTCCCCGAAAGCgaacccccccaggaggcagagaGCTCCGAGCAGGACCGGGACGCTTCCAGCCCTGGACCCTGA